ATTTGGGGAATGGAAACTTCTGTTTAGATTAGTGATGCTGAAATGCTTGTCACAATGACTTGTAGCAACAAAATATATAGAAAGAACCCTTACAGTCTTTCATTTTATTCTGCGGAAGGTGTTGCAGCTTGCAGGTTAACTTGCAGAAGTTTTAACTTTGTGCTGTCTTCTTCTGTTAGTTTATGATGTCACAAAGAGACAAAGTTTCACAAATTTGGCTGATGTATGGGCCAAGGAAATAGAACTGCACTCAACAAACAAAGAGTGCGTCAAAATGCTTGTTGGAAACAAAGTGGACAAGGTATATTTTCTTTCGTTTTAAATCAAATGGCTACTTGCTGTGACGATTGTTCCATTCCAGCTCATGCTGGTGTTTTAAATTTTAAATACAGAAGTATTTGGTGGGTGAGTGATAAGTTGTTAGATCAGTTTTAGGTCCCGTTGCATGAATATTGAGCCCTCACCAGATACTACATgaccctccgatccatattacttgttgctcaaacggatgtatctagcgctcaaacggatgtatctagatgtatttcagtgctagatacatccgtttgagcgacaagtaatatggatcggagggagtagataGAATGGGTGAAGAGAAGTAATTGTGCTCATACAATGAGATCGATTACCCAAAAAGAAAAATACATGTTTAACCTTATTAAGGCTGCCCATTTACAGGAATAATATGCAAGATGAAGTAACACTACTGACTTCTGAATATTATTGTTTTTCCTTGCAGGATGAGGACAGAATGGTAACAACAGAAGAAGGTCTTGCCTTTGCACAGCAGTGTGGATGCCTTTTTCTCGAGAGCAGTGCCAAAACAAGAGAAAATGTGGAGAAATGTTTTGAAGAGCTTGTGCTAAAGGTACACACCTAGAGGAACATACTAAGCACCATAACCTTAACCTCTTTACTTTTTGAGCAACCTGAAAAGTTAACTTGTAAAGGTATGCATCATTCTGTGCGGTAGCATCATTAAAGTTAAAAGTGAGACAGAAACTAGCAGTGAACATTTCATCATTAAAGTTTGTACTAGCAATTTAGAATACGATCCTGTGCTTCACAGAGCCAatcttctggcagtgaacattcCCTTGCTAGATGAAATGTATTTTATAATTGTTATCCCATCTTATTACAAAGCACAGCTGGAGAGAGTATAGGCTTGTTGCAATGATATAACTGTTATGTTTATTTCAGTATATTGTTCCTTCGTCGTGAATCTTGAATTTGTCTTTCAGATATGTATCCCTAATTGTTTGTTGCGCATACATTTTATTGTATATGCTTAACACAGTAATCAATTTATGTTGTGCTGTCAGCCATCAGTTCGTCAAGTTCCATATGACTAGAGTTCCTGGACTTGAGAACAGCCCCTTTACGTCTTTGAACTTGTATTAGTACTAAGTCAACAGATTTACAATTTTTGTGAGTAAGTAGGAAAGCAGTTATAGATGATTGCAGTTGCTTAAGTGTTAGCTTTCTCTTCCCATACCGACATTTAGTCATAGTGGTTGCCTTTTGGGAGGAGGGAAGGGCAAGCTAGTCTTAAGGCTGTTCTCACCTGATGTACTGACAAAGTACATGGTTGAGCCAATTGTCTATTTTGTCAGATAACTAACTTGATGCACCATAATTGCTTCTTATGGATGTGTGATATTTTCACATCACTGCATGTGTATTCCTTCTGCCCTTTGGTATGGATAGTACAGTTGTCCCCCTGATTTCTGTATGTCTTAGCAGCATATGTGCATATACACAATTTTTCTTGTGTTAGGAAATTCATCCAGCTCCATGTGGAGATACAGTTTTCAGTCGGAAACAATTTTAATGCTCCCTCCGTCCCACAAGACAAGACGTTTTTGCAAGCTAAATATGCTTGCAAAAGCGTCTTATatgtgggacggagggagtaagttTTAACAAGATAGGAGCTATAAGCCTTATTAATATCTCCACCCATCGGTGTGACACAACTCAGAACTTCTGTTCTACAGTTTGAAAATGTGTTTTGAAGAGCATCATTTGCTTGAAGTGGTAGCTAGCAGTTATATTTCCTTGACTCAACAGTAATACAGCATTACGCTCCCCTTGTTTATAGAAGGTGTAAATACCTTTGCTGCTGTGTTGCAGATTCTTGAGGTTCCAAGTCTGTCGGAGGAAGGCTCGTCGGTCGTCAAGAGGAACTCGCTGAAACAGAAGCATGAGAAGAGCGGGGGGTGCTGTCAGTAGACCCGATCCAGTCACTGTATGCAACCAACTAGATCCTGCGATCGGTGCCTAGGCTAGGCTGTTCTTGGTGTTCTGATGTAAATGAGTTGTATCTAAGTGCTCATCGGTGCGGGTAAAGGGGAGGAATAACAACTTGAGGTTTTTTTTGGTGTGATGAGAAGGGTGGGGGATTAGTTGACCTGTACAAAGAGAAAAGAAGACGCTGTTTGCTAACTCAGCTTGATCTGGTTTGCTGATTGTAATGAGGTCCCGTGGCTCGGCGAGCTGATCCGCTTCCTTCCGCACTGGTGTGGCGTGCGTGGGAGTGTACTGCTGGTACATAATTCAGGGGTGTTTTCTGGTTTCAGTTGGTATCTTTTGGTTCTCTCTGTAACCTCTTCATGATCTTCGGTTTTCTGTGGAATTTTCATCTGTTATCCTGTCGAAGCCATTTCATCGTGTCTTGCCATGCCACAGCTTTATGAGGAGCAGTATTGCTAGGCGATGCGACTGTACTGAATCAATCACGTGCGTTCATCCAGCTCTTGTATCGATGGAGTACTGGCTAAAGGCTTTCTCTTGTGATCATCTCAACTGTAGCAGATGCTCACATGATAACTGCGTCGTGTTCACGTACCTGCATTGTGCAATTGCCGGCTCTTGCGAACAGTGAACGCCGGAAGGACAGACAGCAACCACGATGGGCTCCCAGCCCAGGAACACGTGCACGTGATGCCTGCAGCGACCAGTGGCGTTTCTCTCTGCACGGACAAAGGACGATCATGTATGTATCCCCGCCCTTTGGCGGACCAGCTCCATCAGGATTCAGGACAAAATGCGCCAACAGTGTATGTGCATCTCACTATATTAAAATTATTAGTACGGAGTGGTACCCAGCGTGCGGTCATGATCAGTACTCTTAAGACTGTTGTTGCACAAGAGTTCCATGCATGGGGAACCAGGGTCACACGGCCAGTTCACGTGAGACTATACCTGGGCATCTGTCGGCCAGGCCGGGCTTCGGGCCGGGCCTACcaaaaccggacgaaaaaaagcCAGGCCCGAGCCTGGCCCGGCCGTCGGGCCTAAAAATCAGGCTTGAGCCCGGCCCATCACGCTAAAATGCCGCCAGGCCTCGGGCCACAGGCCCGGCCTCTTCCTTAAACGGTGAATACAATGGGCCCAGGCCCAACCCGGCCCGGCTGTCGGGCTCAACATCTAGGCCTAGGCCCGGCCCATGGGCAAGGTCGGCCCGGGCTGCCCATGGCCAGGACTCCGTGAGACCCCTCCCCAACTTGTGTTCTGTGCCATCTCCCTTGTATGACCCCATGGGCCTGGCTGCATGCATGTCTTATctcaataataaacagagaaacGAGGTGGCCCATTGGTAAACAGGCAAGGAGAACGATGAACGTCCATTTTTAGCCAATATCGGAGCACAACTGCACAAGAACTGGTAGGAAGGATTCAGTGTTAATGGAGAAAAAAACACGGGGCTACTAGATCACAGCCACAGGCCGCCGCGTATGGCTTGCCTGGTATATTCCCATGGAAGCACAAGAATGGTTAGGATCCAT
This genomic window from Aegilops tauschii subsp. strangulata cultivar AL8/78 chromosome 4, Aet v6.0, whole genome shotgun sequence contains:
- the LOC109764169 gene encoding ras-related protein RABC2a isoform X2 translates to MGTTPGSSYDCSFKVLLIGDSAVGKSSLLVSFVSAAPTDDDISPTIGVDFKIKFLTVGDKKLKLTIWDTAGQERFRTITSSYYRGAHGIILVYDVTKRQSFTNLADVWAKEIELHSTNKECVKMLVGNKVDKDEDRMVTTEEGLAFAQQCGCLFLESSAKTRENVEKCFEELVLKILEVPSLSEEGSSVVKRNSLKQKHEKSGGCCQ
- the LOC109764169 gene encoding ras-related protein RABC2a isoform X1; its protein translation is MGTTPGSSYDCSFKVLLIGDSAVGKSSLLVSFVSAAPTDDDISPTIGVDFKIKFLTVGDKKLKLTIWDTAGQERFRTITSSYYRGAHGIILVYDVTKRQSFTNLADVWAKEIELHSTNKECVKMLVGNKVDKDEDRMVTTEEGLAFAQQCGCLFLESSAKTRENVEKCFEELVLKILEVPSLSEEGSSVVKRNSLKQKHEKSGGCSDAHMITASCSRTCIVQLPALANSERRKDRQQPRWAPSPGTRARDACSDQWRFSLHGQRTIMYVSPPFGGPAPSGFRTKCANSVCASHYIKIISTEWYPACGHDQYS